In Elaeis guineensis isolate ETL-2024a chromosome 1, EG11, whole genome shotgun sequence, a genomic segment contains:
- the LOC114913860 gene encoding DNA (cytosine-5)-methyltransferase 1B-like: MIPEESKRKHKVPTWCGLAQPPKERRYRLEKPAKEYVAWYGPVLRVARLVEHVIKLIKKQSRASRLTFSDATKKVTELEKDNPAYISSIKALEQYMVVHGQMKLKTICRASRGRWEGKAIRQKGSNKALYKCALVHGVLITIGGAVIVTADDSERVPTMALVEYMFEKKDGLKLAHGRILLKGSQTVLENAANEREVFLTNDCMDFDLRDVKESIAFGVLL; the protein is encoded by the exons ATGATTCCAGAAGAAAGTAAGAGGAAGCACAAGGTGCCAACATGGTGCGGACTGGCGCAGCCACCCAAAGAAAGAAG GTATAGGCTTGAGAAGCCTGCAAAGGAATATGTGGCCTGGTATGGACCAGTATTGAGAGTTGCAAGGCTAGTTGAACATgtaatcaaattaattaagaaaCAGAGTAGAGCTTCAAGGCTCACTTTCTCAGATGCCACCAAGAAAGTCACAGAATTAGAAAAGGATAACCCTGCATACATCTCAAGTATCAAAGCACTGGAGCAATATATGGTGGTTCATGGACAAATGAAACTTAAAACTATTTGCAGAGCATCCAGAGGAAGATGGGAAGGGAAGGCAATCAGGCAAAAAGGTTCCAATAAGGCTCTGTATAAATGTGCACTGGTCCATGGGGTTTTGATAACCATTGGTGGGGCAGTAATAGTCACTGCTGATGACTCAGAAAGGGTGCCAACCATGGCTCTGGTGGAGTACATGTTTGAGAAGAAAGATGGTCTAAAATTGGCTCATGGAAGGATACTGTTAAAGGGATCTCAAACGGTTCTTGAGAATGCTGCAAATGAGAGGGAGGTGTTTTTGACCAATGACTGTATGGATTTTGACTTAAGAGATGTCAAAGAATCTATTGCCTTTGGAGTTTTACTGTAG